In Flammeovirgaceae bacterium, the sequence AGGCAGCACTTCCTCCGGCACAAAGAGCCAAGGTGGTGCCTATTGGAGTTGTTCCGTTGGGAGCAAGCGACCCGGGTGGTGTGCGGTTTTACCTGTTGCGCGACAACTACCCTGCATTTACATCTCCCAACACCACACAATCGGCAATCCGCCTGGTACAGGCATCGCCACGAAATTATACCGAGCCGCTTTGGGTGCGGTTAAATCCTGTCTCAACGGGTTCAATCATTTCACTTGGCACAAGCGTTCCTTACATTCTGAGTTTTGCTAATCCTAACGGTACCGCAAACTTCACTCCTTCGGTTGGTTCAAGAACTGTTACAGGAACCGGTATTAATTTTACCTTGCAGAATACCAACATTGCCAGTGTTCCAAATGATTACCGGATAGAGGTTTCGAAAGACGCAGGATTTACCCAAATTATTTACACCAGCGATCCGGTGCAGTTTCTGCTCGATAAGGTGTACACCGTTGTAATCCGTGGCGTTGAGGGTGGCACAGGAAACCGTGCGCTCGGTGCTACTGTTGTTCAACACAATTAATCTGAAAAATTATGAAGAGATATATTAGAATCTATTCCATCGTAACGGCTCTGGTTGTTGCTGGTGTGGCTTTTATTGCCGGATGTTCGGAGTTTGATCAGCCTGAACCGGCCAGCGGACCAACCATCGTGCAGGTGGCTTCAACACACCCCGATTTGAATGTCCTGTTTGCCGCCCTTAAAAAGACCGGGCTTGCCGCCTCATATAATAATGTGAACTCCGGGAGTTACACGGTTTTTGCACCGCATGACAGTGCTTTTACGGTTTTCTTCAGAAGTGCTTTAAACCAGCCTGCCTGGGATGAAATTGATGTAATTAATTACATCAACAACTCTATGACCACCACGTCAACAGTCAGCATTGGCGCACTTACCACACGCCTCAACTACCACATATTCAGTAGTGAGGTAGCGGCTTCACAAATTACGGGTGGCCAGGTGTTTAATACCCAGCAGGGGTCAAGGCTCTCCATATCAAAAGTCGGTTCGCAGGTGTTGCTCAATGCCAACAACGCGGGCACCGGGGCCGGCAATGGCGCCAAAGTGATAACCACCAATATTGACGCATCGAACGGTATAATTCATACTATCAATAAGGTATTGAATCCGGTAACAACGTCCAGTGCCATGGCCAGCCTTGGTATCAGTATTAATTATGGAACCAATCCTCCAACCACCACACCCACGCTTGCAGTAGCTGAAACTGCCGCTGATGGTAATGGTGCCGACTTTGATATTTTGGTTTATGCGATACTGAAGGGTGAGATGGCCACCACCTTGCTTCCGAACACTTCACCGCTTCCCGATTACACCCTCTTCACCGCTAACGACAGTCGTTGGCTGGTTGCGCTTTCGGCCGCAACGGAAATAGATGCCATCGCAGCTTTAAAAGCCATGACAGCCACCGAAGTGGGAAACATGGTAAGGAACCAGGTAGTTGCCGGAAGGGTGTTGTCAACTGATCTAAGCAACGGGCAAACCGTAAATACCTTGTTGTCTGGCAAAACGTTTACGATAAGTATTTCAGGCTCCACCATTACGTTAACAGATGGAGTTAACAACCCTGATGTTACCACGGCCAACATTTTAACCAATGCCGGTGTTATTCATCGGATTGATGATGTATTGAAATAAGGTATAGCATAATTCTTCATAAAAAGAGGCCTACCGGGCCTCTTTTTATTTTACGCCCCTTTCAGTACCTTCCGAATATGCTGCCGCGATTGATTACGTGTACGCTTCCGGTTTTTCTGTTACTGGTGGCCTGCGGCAGGCTTTCGGAGGAAGTTGATTCGGTTACCGAAGCCAACATCGATCTGGATGTTATCCGCAAACGTGGGTTTATCAATGCCCTGGTTGACAATAATTCATATAGCTACTTCATTTACAAGGGGCGCTCCATGGGTTTTGAATACGAGCTGCTGCGCCTGTTTGCCAACCACCTGCAGGTGGATTTGCGGATTAAAATTGAATCGGGTATTGAGCAGGCGATTAACCGGCTTAAAGGCGGGGATGGCGATATCCTGGCTTTTCCATTGGCCATTACCAGCGAACGAACCGGCCGGATAACATTTACCAAACCACTATTTGAAACACACCAGGTATTGGTACAGCGCAAACCCCAAAACTGGCGTACACTCACAGCCGATGAAATCAACCGACAGGTTGTGCGTAAGCCGGCTGAGCTTATTAACCGCGAAGTTTTCGTAAGGCCGAACTCCAGTTTTGAACAACGCCTTCGGAATTTATCTGCAGAAATCGGTGGAGCT encodes:
- a CDS encoding DUF4397 domain-containing protein, which translates into the protein MKTVMRKYMNMRNVARAGAILLVAFWACEDPEYITAVPNPQPSGFSANFLFVNAAPDAPSLDMYINNVKTGTSAAFGAGQTGYTNVQITSGGAGGFTANTNIRAKASSGTIGGVLGSSDVIYRAGNNNTNNFAAINGARYTLFALDTISRPKPVRKLNASNFGDTTFFNPLTGTYISVVEKAALPPAQRAKVVPIGVVPLGASDPGGVRFYLLRDNYPAFTSPNTTQSAIRLVQASPRNYTEPLWVRLNPVSTGSIISLGTSVPYILSFANPNGTANFTPSVGSRTVTGTGINFTLQNTNIASVPNDYRIEVSKDAGFTQIIYTSDPVQFLLDKVYTVVIRGVEGGTGNRALGATVVQHN
- a CDS encoding fasciclin domain-containing protein — encoded protein: MKRYIRIYSIVTALVVAGVAFIAGCSEFDQPEPASGPTIVQVASTHPDLNVLFAALKKTGLAASYNNVNSGSYTVFAPHDSAFTVFFRSALNQPAWDEIDVINYINNSMTTTSTVSIGALTTRLNYHIFSSEVAASQITGGQVFNTQQGSRLSISKVGSQVLLNANNAGTGAGNGAKVITTNIDASNGIIHTINKVLNPVTTSSAMASLGISINYGTNPPTTTPTLAVAETAADGNGADFDILVYAILKGEMATTLLPNTSPLPDYTLFTANDSRWLVALSAATEIDAIAALKAMTATEVGNMVRNQVVAGRVLSTDLSNGQTVNTLLSGKTFTISISGSTITLTDGVNNPDVTTANILTNAGVIHRIDDVLK